One Faecalicatena sp. Marseille-Q4148 DNA window includes the following coding sequences:
- the nrdD gene encoding anaerobic ribonucleoside-triphosphate reductase, whose translation MLKVIKKDGTAEEFNVQKVVVAVNKSAYRVLVKFTEEELQDICRFVEEKVKEMGVDEVHIPQMHNIVEGALERVNPLVAKSYRDYRNYKQDFVQMLDEVYKKSQSIMYIGDKENSNTDSALVSTKRSLIFNELNKELYKKFFLTVEEVQAIRDGYIYIHDMSARRDTMNCCLFDVQNVLSGGFEMGNLWYNEPKTLDTAFDVIGDIVLSAASQQYGGFTVPSVDDILEPYARKSHEKYIEKYRSLGLDEEVVQQIAWKDLEKEMEQGFQGWEYKFNSVSSSRGDYPFITVTAGINTSRYGKLATITMLRVRQNGQGKPGHKKPVLFPKIVFLYDENLHGPGKELEDVFEAGIECSSKTMYPDWLSLTGKGYVASMYKRYGKVISPMGCRAFLSPWYERGGMSPADDNDKPVFVGRFNIGAISLHLPMIYAKAKQESKDFFKVLDYYLELIRQLHIRTYEYLGEMKASTNPLAYCEGGFYGGNLGLYDKIKPLLKSATASFGITALNELQQLHNKKSLVEDGAFALETMEYINKRINEFKEEDGHLYAIYGTPAENLCGVQVQQFRKKYGIIENVSDRPYVSNSFHCHVTEEITPIEKQNLEGRFWDLLNGGKIQYVKYPINYNKEAIKSLVRRAMELGFYEGVNLSLAYCDDCGHEELSMDVCPVCGSSNLTKIDRMNGYLSYSRVKGDTRLNDAKMAEIAERKSM comes from the coding sequence ATGCTGAAAGTAATCAAGAAAGACGGTACTGCAGAAGAGTTTAATGTACAGAAGGTTGTTGTGGCAGTCAATAAGTCTGCCTATCGTGTACTTGTAAAATTTACAGAAGAAGAATTACAGGATATCTGTCGTTTTGTGGAAGAAAAAGTAAAAGAGATGGGTGTAGATGAAGTACATATTCCGCAGATGCATAATATTGTCGAAGGTGCGCTTGAGCGGGTGAATCCGCTTGTGGCGAAGAGTTATCGGGATTATCGCAACTATAAGCAGGATTTTGTTCAGATGCTGGATGAAGTGTACAAGAAGAGTCAGTCGATTATGTATATCGGAGACAAAGAAAACAGTAATACGGACAGCGCCCTTGTTTCTACAAAACGGAGTCTGATCTTTAATGAGCTGAATAAAGAGCTCTACAAGAAGTTCTTCCTGACAGTTGAGGAAGTTCAGGCGATCCGTGACGGTTATATTTATATTCATGATATGTCTGCAAGACGCGATACAATGAACTGCTGTCTGTTTGATGTGCAGAATGTACTGTCCGGCGGATTTGAGATGGGAAATCTCTGGTATAACGAACCGAAGACACTGGATACGGCATTTGATGTTATCGGGGATATCGTACTGAGCGCTGCAAGTCAGCAATATGGCGGATTTACTGTTCCGAGCGTAGATGATATTCTTGAACCGTATGCGAGAAAATCTCATGAAAAATATATTGAAAAATACAGAAGCCTGGGATTGGATGAAGAAGTCGTACAGCAGATAGCATGGAAAGATCTCGAGAAAGAAATGGAACAGGGCTTCCAGGGATGGGAGTATAAATTTAACTCCGTATCTTCAAGTCGTGGTGATTATCCATTTATTACGGTAACAGCCGGAATCAATACTTCCAGGTATGGTAAGCTGGCAACGATTACGATGCTGAGAGTGCGCCAAAACGGGCAGGGCAAACCGGGACATAAAAAACCGGTATTATTCCCGAAGATTGTATTTCTGTATGATGAGAACCTTCACGGACCGGGGAAAGAACTGGAAGATGTATTTGAAGCAGGAATTGAGTGCTCCAGTAAGACAATGTATCCGGACTGGTTAAGTCTGACCGGTAAGGGATATGTGGCAAGTATGTACAAACGCTATGGAAAAGTCATCAGCCCAATGGGATGCCGTGCATTCCTTTCTCCGTGGTATGAGAGAGGCGGCATGAGTCCGGCAGATGATAATGATAAACCGGTTTTTGTTGGAAGATTTAATATTGGTGCGATCAGTCTTCACCTTCCGATGATTTATGCGAAAGCGAAACAGGAGAGCAAAGATTTCTTCAAAGTGCTTGACTATTATCTGGAATTGATCCGCCAGCTCCATATTCGTACTTATGAATATCTTGGAGAAATGAAAGCGTCAACGAATCCGCTGGCTTATTGTGAAGGAGGATTCTACGGTGGTAATCTTGGACTGTATGATAAGATTAAACCGCTTTTAAAATCCGCAACAGCATCCTTTGGGATCACAGCGCTGAATGAGCTGCAGCAGCTTCACAATAAGAAATCTCTTGTGGAGGACGGTGCTTTTGCACTTGAGACAATGGAATACATTAACAAGCGCATTAATGAATTTAAAGAAGAAGACGGACATCTGTATGCAATTTACGGCACTCCGGCAGAGAATCTCTGTGGTGTTCAGGTTCAGCAGTTCCGCAAGAAATATGGGATCATTGAAAATGTTTCTGACCGTCCATATGTAAGTAACAGTTTCCACTGTCATGTAACAGAAGAGATTACGCCGATTGAAAAACAGAATTTGGAAGGAAGATTCTGGGATCTTCTCAATGGCGGGAAAATTCAGTATGTAAAATATCCGATCAATTATAATAAAGAGGCGATCAAATCACTTGTACGCCGTGCAATGGAACTTGGATTTTATGAAGGTGTGAATCTGTCATTGGCTTACTGTGATGACTGTGGTCATGAAGAGCTTTCGATGGATGTATGTCCGGTTTGTGGAAGTTCAAATCTAACAAAAATTGACCGGATGAACGGATATTTATCCTATTCCCGCGTAAAGGGCGATACTCGTCTGAATGACGCGAAAATGGCAGAAATTGCGGAAAGGAAAAGTATGTAA
- the nrdG gene encoding anaerobic ribonucleoside-triphosphate reductase activating protein, with translation MRYHNITKDDMLNGDGLRVVLWVSGCDHCCKECQNPITWDPNSGLIFDESAKKELFDELEKSYVSGITFSGGDPLHANNIYEIKELAKEIRTKFPEKTIWLYTGCTWEEIRTMEIVKYVDVIVDGEFQIEKFDANLHWKGSANQRVIDVPATLKAGTVVLHA, from the coding sequence ATGCGTTATCATAATATCACAAAGGATGATATGTTAAATGGAGACGGACTCCGGGTAGTACTGTGGGTATCCGGATGTGATCATTGCTGTAAAGAATGTCAGAATCCGATCACATGGGATCCGAACAGCGGACTTATTTTTGATGAGTCTGCAAAGAAAGAACTTTTTGATGAATTAGAGAAAAGTTATGTCAGTGGAATTACATTCAGCGGCGGAGATCCGCTTCACGCAAACAATATATATGAAATCAAAGAACTGGCAAAAGAAATCCGTACAAAATTTCCGGAGAAAACAATCTGGCTTTATACCGGGTGTACATGGGAAGAGATTAGAACGATGGAAATTGTTAAGTATGTAGATGTAATTGTAGACGGGGAGTTCCAGATCGAGAAGTTTGATGCAAACCTGCATTGGAAGGGAAGTGCGAATCAGCGGGTAATAGATGTTCCTGCAACGCTGAAAGCCGGAACAGTCGTACTGCATGCATAA
- a CDS encoding deoxyuridine 5'-triphosphate nucleotidohydrolase produces MRRIARFHKVSKERFESDWTDTFGEAVEGQKPIGEIYEAIRLPKRATKGSAGYDFFAPAAFTLKPGETVKIPTGIRVEMEYDWVLKCYPRSGLGFKYRLQLNNTVGIIDSDYFYSDNEGHIFAKITNDTKEGKTVEIPEGTGFMQGIFVEYGITVDDDADEIRNGGFGSTTK; encoded by the coding sequence ATGAGAAGAATTGCGAGATTTCATAAAGTAAGTAAAGAACGGTTTGAATCCGACTGGACGGATACATTTGGAGAAGCTGTGGAAGGGCAGAAGCCGATTGGTGAAATTTATGAGGCAATCCGGCTTCCGAAACGTGCTACGAAAGGCAGCGCGGGATATGATTTTTTTGCGCCGGCTGCTTTCACATTAAAACCGGGCGAGACAGTTAAGATTCCAACAGGGATCCGGGTAGAAATGGAGTATGACTGGGTGCTGAAATGTTATCCGAGGAGCGGACTTGGATTTAAGTATCGTTTACAGTTGAACAACACCGTCGGAATCATTGACAGTGATTATTTTTATTCAGATAATGAAGGGCATATTTTTGCTAAGATTACAAATGATACAAAGGAAGGCAAGACGGTCGAGATTCCGGAAGGAACCGGATTTATGCAGGGAATTTTTGTAGAGTATGGTATCACAGTAGATGATGATGCAGACGAGATCCGAAACGGCGGATTCGGAAGTACAACAAAATAA